A segment of the Rhizoctonia solani chromosome 12, complete sequence genome:
CCGGACGAAACCTCTGCAGATAGGAAACCGCTATATCCTCACCATGTGCTCATGATGTTTTAAGTCGTAGGTAGCTTCATGCAGAGACAACATGCATGTGGGCGAATTATCGTAGACATATTCGAATATAAATTTCTTACCGTGTTGTACTTTTGGAGTAAAACAACGTTTGGACGGGATCCCCGGACGAAGTGCCTCCACACTTCCGAACTTGGGGCTTAGCACCATCGGGCAATTAATAAGGTGCGCGGGTGATTTGGAATGCCATCAGAGGTGTTGTAGTATGACATGATGAAATCATAATAACATGCAAGGTGAGTCACCAAAAttacggtgaaccccaaaagcaCCGCTTTTCTGAACGGAAGAAATCCGTGCGTTGTATGCGGAGTACTGGCGAAATCCAACCAGAATTTGCATAAATCCGCATCCCAAGTTTGTCACTGCGGCATCGAGTTCCAGATTCTGTATTTCCGGGTGCGGATATTTGGCAAGATCTGGATATCATGCGAGTTTTCTGTACTTGGGGTCCACCGCGAACGAGGAGAAAAAATTATTCTAATGATTAAGAGCAAGGTTGGGGACTCACAAAAACTTCAGCCCTTTAATGTCTGTATATCATTAAACCGAAGCTGCACACAAGTCTGGCAAACTATTGGAAAGTTATTCACCAAAGCCATAGTCACTAGAATGAGACAAGATGCGCAGATTAATCTTGAGCTCGGGATACTGTAGCTAATGAGCTAGGAGATATTTGACTAAGCCTCGCTGGATGCGTTTGTCCACCCTTGCTTCACGCGATACACAATATTTGATACGTCGAACTCGACATACCGTCTGTTACTCGGGATAGACTGCAGATTTATGTGTCATTATAGTCTTTTAGTTGTGTCTTTCTAACATTACATCTAATCAAATTTACGCAAGTCCATGAATGCGATACGCGCGCAAAGGACACAGAAACAGGGGGCTGACCCGAGTTCTATATTGAAACAATATATGGTCGTAGAGTATTAAAGGGAAAAGCTCGAACAGGATTGCAGTTCACACATACCATGTTCACCGAGTCCCCTCAATACTTGACCACTCACTACTGTGCTGCCGCAGGAGCTCTCCTGGTGTGTATTCAAATTTTAACTAACAAAGTATTTGACCAGCCTGAAATACACCCTTAGATGGCATACTATGCTGTTCCCTATTTACTGGACCCCCATGGCTATCGACGTCGGTTCTCTGGCCCATGGCTCGCATCTGTCAGTGGCTCATGGCTGGCAAGAAGTGCTAGCTCTGGCCAGCACTACCAGAACCTTCTCCAAGCCCACGAGAAATACGGTGAGCCTGGCTGTGCAACGATGCAAAGTTCATGAAAGAGAGTAACGTTGAACGACAGGGAAGTTTGTGAGAATCGGACCCAATCACATCAGTATCTCCGATCCTGATGCTCTGGTGGTACGTTACATGATTCTTTTGATAGCATATATTAACCCTCGACACCGGTGCTTAAAAGGAAGTATATGGGCACTCGAATGGCCTACTCAAGTCCGAATTTTACGACGTCTTTGTTAATGGCAGCGGTGACGGGAACGTATTTGACACTCGGGATAGGGCCATCCACACCAGTAAGTGGCACTTAAATAATCTAATTAATTGTCCATCCAACGATTGCCCATTATCAGTGAAACGTAAACGTATCGCAAACATATTTAGTCCCCAGAACATTAGTGCCTTTGAGCCTCGTGTCAGGGTGCACATTCAGCGATTTTGTGACCAGCTAGATATGCGGTGCGACCAGGCCGCCATCGGTACGTCTGGATTTAATTGGGTTGCTAAGGACGGCCGGGCCGTTCTTAATAGCTGTCCGCGTAGGTATTAGGTAGTCGTCTCATATTGTCGGGCTGACACATTCGTTCAACAGAATTCGCCTACCTTACTTTTGATCTCATCAGCGACCTGGCTCTTGGAACTCCTTTTGGAATGATCGAGGCACAGAAGGATTCAATTCCTACTGTTCTATCGCTCACCTCCAAGAAGAGCATTGAAGGCGTAGCCCCCATTCACCTTTCAGCGGTCGCAGGACAGGGTGGAATGATTCTAGGTTCATGCCCTTCATGGACGCGGAAATTGCTTTTCTGTGCTCCCTGGAACTTCTCGAAAATAGCTGCTTTCCGGAACTTTGAGGATGCTACGCGGGCGGCGGTCGAAGCAAGTGCTATCAGAAGAGAAAAAGAAGGACAAGAAGCAAACGAGAGGGGGGTGGACTTACTCGACAAGTTGTTCGAGGTTAAGAATGCCGATGGCTCGCCACTGACGAGATCAGAAATCGATGCTGAAGCCACAGTCATACTTGCGGCAGGGAGCGATACAACAGCAAAGTGAGTTATAACATATTGTTCAGATCCACTCAATCTAATTTGGCCAAATCCATACATAGTTCCCTAAGTGCCATGTCCTACTATATTGCTTCGAACCCCGACGTCAAAAAGAAGCTCCAGCATGAACTTGATTCTATTGATCTGAGCTCGGCTCTGAAGATGAACGATCTTGAAATGGAGAAGTCTACCTGCATAATTCCTAGCTTCGATCAGGTCAAAAACCTGCCATATCTCGCCGCATGTGTAAAGGAGGCTCTGAGACTCTATTCCACAGTGGGCTCTGGACTGCCCCGAGTCGTCCCAGAAGGCAAGACACTGACTGTTGCTGGTCAAGCGTTTAACGCAGGAAGCATCATTAGTGTACCATCGTGCTGTACCAACAGGTCAAACGTGTGGGGTCCTGACGCAGAGGCGTACCGGCCAGAACGGTGGTTGGAGGAAGGAGCATCGTCTTTGAACAAGTACTTTGCTGCGTTCTCGACTGGACCTCGGTAAGCCGCCGTTCCACCGAGTCTAACATTTATTTAATAACACTCTCTATGCGTTTTTAAAGCGGCTGCGTAGGTCGCAATCTAGCAAACCTTAACTTACTATTGGTTTCTTCTACTTTTTTCCGTCGGTATGACATCGAGTTGGCTAGCCCTACCACTAAGGTACTTGCTTCGGCCACTCCGTGCTGCGAAATATCGCTGAAAGATGACTTGTCAGCTGCAGACTTTTGAGAGCTTTGTTAGGGATGCAGCTCACTGCGAAGTTGCTATTAAGCGACGAGTCTAATAGTCCTGTAGCGAGCGTGGTAAGCCAGTAACAATTAAATCGTTTGTATAGTGGCTGAGATGTTAGCTCGTGGGGTGGTTTGTAGAATAATTTGGTGTTTTATATACGCCCTTGCATTTATGCCGATATTTATTTGCATAATTTTCCACTCGAGACACCCACCAAGGACCTTTACTCTACGGCATGATATCATCCCTTGTACATTGCTTCGAGTAGACTCCCAATGTCATTACTATTTAATTTGATCACCTTGCCAAGCAGTTCGACACTACCTTAATACCCTGTGCGACTAATACATCGATGAGATCATAATGAGAGACGAAAGACACGATCTGAAGAATGTAGTACCATTCCACATCAACAGGGTATTTAGGAACCGCGATATCGGGTATGAGTTGAAAGTCATGGATGCACCTTGAGTAGGACTATCAATACCGCAGGTCGTCGAGACGAAATATTGGTGGTTCGGAGGGCGGTCAGAAAACTGCGCATGCTTATTGTCGAAATGGAAGACTGTGCTCGACTTTGAGGTAACTTTCCTCCGAAGCCTGTCACTCGGGGGGTGGGGCGGTATTAGAAGCCTTGTTAAATTCAACTTTATCAAAACTATTATTGTGTATCTCGATTAATTGCCGAGGACCCGGAAGCAATCTCGCAAGACGATGATCTGGACTATCAAATGGGGAATTCGCTCTAGAGACGAGAAGCGCAAGATTGAGATAATTTCAAAGCAGAGTTGGCTCAACTTGTTCTAATGAATCGCTGTTTTTGCGAACACCATAGTGGCTCCTTTGTTGCTTCTGTTAATGACACGTCTTATGGGTTTGGGTGAACAAAACGTAAACTCGAAAATCTATAGGTAACAAACAAACAATCAAACGTAAAGAGCTAGGAGAAACGGATACACCATTGAACACTCTACTGGTACACTCGATTCAAACACGAAGAGTAAAAGGTGCAAAAATGACGCATACAACTACCACTCAGTCTTGAAATTTCCATCTTTCTGTCGGCCCTTGTACGTTTCAAGAGGATCCTCCTCCCCAAGAACCTTTCCTCAGGAATCTTGCCAAGGCTTCATGAGAGTCTCGCTTGAACGCATCGACACTTCGGGCTTCATCCCAGGCTCGCAAGGGAGTGGGCACGCCATTAGGATCGTATTCATAGGGCGAAGAAGGCCCGGCAGATGCTGTAGATGACGAGTCATCAGTGAATTCGCCGTCGGATGAGTCCGAGTCATTTCGTGTATGGGATAGAACCTCCAGCGTAGTGCCTAGAGTGGCGACAACTGAGAAAGGTACGGCAGTCGAGGAGGTACGGCGCGGGTGCGAGGATTCAAACGATGGCTCAGCCAGGAAAGGCAGCACGTTTCCAACATCTCCGATGATTTGAAGCTTATCAGATACGGGAATCTGAAGAAGCACTGGCAACTGGGCCTCGTTCCCGGACGCATAAATAGGAGCAGTGAATCTCCCAAAGGGCATAGCAAGTCGTTCACGAATGTCCTTAGGACCTTCCTGCGCACCTTGATCTTTTCGCTTCTCGGACAAATATAGCTCAAACCCTTTGAGAGGTGGGTTAGGCGAGTTGGAGGTTTGGGCGATGGGTGCTGGTTGTACCGGTTGTACCGGTTGCACTGGCTGTACTGGTTGAGGCGGTTGGCTTGTTCAGGCGGAGCTGTTGTAGATGATCCAGTGTCGACCGCTGAAATAACAATCGGTGAGACTCCAGGATTAAAGGCAACATCACTCACACTCTACTTCAATCGGCTCCGATTCCGAGCTAGAAATAGACCCGGAAGGAGGCGACTTGGGTTTAGTTATAGACTTCCCGTTACTGACAGTGGGTGTCGTCGAAGCCTTGGGGGTACCTTCCTTCTCAGATTCAGATTCAGACtcatcatcttcatcatcgcCATCTCTGCTCGACGCATCTCCACTATCTCCACGATCGcgttcccaagaccattcttTCTGAGGAGCTGAAGATACAGGAGCTGCATCAACGGGTGCCACGGGCGCGGCGGGAGGGGACAATTTTGCGCCGGTGAGGCGAGCAGCATAACGCTGAATACTGGGTATATCGTCCCATGCGTTATAGTACGCCGAACCCAATACGCGCGGAGGCGACGGGGGCCTCTCGGGCAGAAGTGGGACAGGGGCCACGGGctcttccttgactttcGGAGTAACGCGTGGTGGTTTACTGTCTGGGAAGACTCGTGTCGGTGGAGGGCGTTCAACCTCCTCCCATGGAAATACGCTTTTGATACGGGTCTCATCAGGCTGATACCCATTGGTCGTAAGATCGGAATAATCTCCTTGATCAATGAGTACCGGCGGGATGTACTGTTCAGGCTCGGGAGGCTGGAAGAATTGCTCTGGGGCCTGGACGTGTTCGTCACCATGATGATAATTCTTGGTGGCAGGTATATCCCATTGGTTTTCGTACCAGGTATTAGCCGGGAAATGTTCAGGGTGAGAAGGTGCTGTGGTAGGGGGTGGCTCATATGCAGGGTTCCATACAATCATAGGTGGCGAGGGGGGGCGATGAGGGGGCTCGTGGTGGTGATGGTGATGTTCGTGATGTTGGTGCTGCTCATGATGTTCGTGGTGTTCGTGGTGTCCATGATGCTCATGATGTTCGTGGTGTTCATGATGTCCATGATGCTCATGGTGCTCGTGATGCTCGTGATGCTCGTGATGCTCGTGATGCCCATGGTGTTCTTGATGCCCTTGGTTATCATGGTGCCCATGGTGCTCGTGATGTTCGTGGTGATGTTCGTGATGGTGTTCTTGATGATGTTCTTGATGGTGTTCGTGATGATGTTCGTGGTGGTGCTCttgaggtggtggtggggcATGATAGGGCTCTTCTtggtgatgatgatgatgatgagccTCGGGAGGTGCGTAAAAGGGTTCGGGCTCCGGCGGAGGCGGCGGAGGGGGTGGGCGCATCAGTGTGAAGCGTCCTTCCATTGGCAAGCTGATGTAAGATCCTTCACCAGCACGCACTACTCCTGCATGTCCGAGCCCATGAAGGGCCAGACGACGAAGTTCCTCAAGAGAAGCTGGCTGGGAAGCCGAAGATGGTCCCTCGGACGAGCTGGAAGCTACTGTAACGTGATAGGTATGCGGCGGGATGACATGTGGGTACTGGTTCGGTTGATCAGTCGGTGGTTTGGTAGCGCCCGAATCGACACCACCATCATATGCGGTAAACTCCGGGGCCCCCTTACCTCCTTCCCATGCGCTTTCATATTTTTGTACTTCAAATTCACTTTTGGGACCATCCGTACCCGTTGAACGGAAGTGCGCATCGTATACTGCGTACCAACGATCTATCAAAAGATAATAGGAATAGGCCGATTCTCTCCATTGAGGGGTTGAGCCCTTGGCCGTGAGGCTGTAGGCACCAATTTCATAAGTTGCCCCTTGACCACTACTCGAAATAAAGGTGGTCGGAAGGAGAGCGCACTCCAAGGCTTGGCGCCTCCGATGAAGTGGACTGCATGTATGCCCGATCCAAACTTTGCATACGCCGGGGCATATCTGTGGACACCGGTAAGATGGAATCCCCAACGTCAAGAGAAAAAGAATAAATACATACGTATACGCCGCAGTTGGAGTAACATTATATTTGAAACTCAATCGATTCCAACCAGGACCCCCAGATCCTTGGCCAACTGAAAGTCCTGCTTGATTTCCAGCCCACTCGTTGAGGGTTCCTTGATCACCACCATCCCAACTCCTTTGATTCATTGCCTGCTTGAAACCACGCTCTCCTGGGGGTGCCAGAACGATCACGCCCGAGTTGAAGATATCGGGCCATCCGCTGTCTGGCGCCGCACTAATGGGGCATGGGTAAGCAGGATTTTGAAGCCTATGGGGATTACGTTTGGTTACTGTCGATGCATTGAGGGTTACAATATCTCCCGGGTTCGTCGCCGTCGGCGTCTTGTCTCCGCTATCGCCTTCAAAATATTCATCTGGCCAAGACGAAACCATGTTAAGCAAGTGGGACATAGGTCGCAGAGGGAGAACGTCGGCATCTAGAAACACAAGCGAAGCGAATTGAGCGAGCCGCAAAATATGAAGCTTGGTGAACGTCTGGTGGAGGTCAGGTCGACCTAGATTTGGTAATAGTCAATCCCATGAAGCCAAGGGGTTCGAAGATTTGAGAAAATAACCGAGAAGTACCCGTGGTTGAATAGAACGCATAAGTTACATTACAAAAATAGAAAAAGGGGTTCACTCGCCTAAGAGTTTAATTTCATGTGAGTTTCTATCCCCTTCAATCAATTCAACACCAATAACAAGGTCGAATGTTCGACGCAATTGCTTAATCGTTTCGACTGCAACAGTCTCGGGAGTCACCAGACAAACGGTAGTAAAGGGAACCGGGTCTGTCTCTTCTTCTAGGCCGACTCCCGACGGGAACTGGCCTAAGGGGGAAATCATATAAACGCCAACGCCGTTAATCGATTACACGTGTGATCTTACCGCCTCGTCGAGTAGGATGGAGGTCATTCAGAGCAGCGGACTGAGCCAATGCTCCTGGGAGATACGAGTCTGATGTAATGAGTGTCACAAATGCGTGATCAGCCGCTGTACGCGGCAGACTCGAGGTTGAAGTCATTGAATGCGGGCGCCCCTTGATCGATTCGCGAGCTGTATTACCAAGTGTGATTAGTATCGCAATATTGGATATTGGAAAAGCGCACAAACATCCAATATGGTTTCAATTCTGCTTTGGTACGAGGGTAGAGGGCTATGGCTGAGTATCGGACAAAAAAAATAGGGCGACATCGGGTACAATGACAGAATCGATGCAAGGCCAAGTCAGTGAAGATGAAACTCATGTGAGATGGGAAAGCATTGATGTACCGAGAAAGAGCTGAAACAGGCCTTACCGAAATATCTAATAGGGGCGAGTTGTGCTTGACACAAAGACTCAGGTGATCTGCGTTGCCTAGTGGGGCGGTAAGAAAAGCAGGGTGAGTGATGAGCGATGGCGGATCTGTAAAATTAGAGTTCCCATACCTTCGAGCCGCGTGAGAGGGGCGTGGTCGTGTTGCAGAGGGCAGAGCACTAGGGCTTGACGTCGTCGAGTTCGGTTTTAACGAACTCAAGTTGGGGATGATCATCAACGATCTTCAAGACCCTTTAATGGATTACGTGATACTCGACTATCCATTTCGGAGCTAAACCCGCAACCTATGGAATCGCCGCTTATCGCCCCTCCCTCTCGAATGTCCCGAAATTCTTCAAGCTGGATCATTTAAGGAAGGAATAATCAGTCATGACCGTGATTGGAATGTAATGCCAGAAATTTTCGGTGATTTCACCATCGGAAGAATCAGTTGTGGTcgtgcgcatacatcctttCACGAGTGGTTGCCTTCGAGAACCCTTTAGATATACATCGTCATAACCTTGACTCCACCCTTGCGGGGAGCACCGGGTCAGTATCCGTGCGTGGGCACTGACATAGGACGAAAGATCTGATACGAGCGTGCGTATCATCGCCGTAAACACTAGAGAACGTTGTTTGTATTCCCTGATCAAGCTAGTAAGTACTCATTTGCCGGGCCGAAGCCCCAGAAACGTGCGCTCGCACCGAGGCTGGGCGGAAGATGCTTCTTGTATTTCTAGAGCCCAGAGCCCAGGGGCTTCTTCCCGTGGACAGCACTTGATACCCTTCGGCTCGGTGAAATAACGGACCACCCACCTATAATACAATCTTGACTTGGTGCCTCGGTGAGTGTCCCAGCCTCAAGTTACTTTTATCAAACGAAAACTCACCTTTACTCGGCACCCTTTATTCTGTACTCCGACAAAAATTCTCTGCTAGGCGCACATATGTATCTTTTATACACGAATCAACAAACTCTAGCACTCTGTCGCAGCAAGCGTTTCTACAATTTGGAGATTTGCTTTCATATAGAGCGCCACGAAACATGAGTCTTTGAACCGGCAAAATTGCGAGATGAGAAATTCCACAGAGCAATGGGGTAGTGGCGCGCAGTTGTTGGCGATAGCTGTCACCAAACGAAGCCTCCCAGCTGACGACATGGTTGCATTCAGAACAGCATTCAATCGGTGTACCCATCCCTTTGGGTTCTGGCAATTCAAAGTTTCCACCCAGCCCAATCCGAGAGTCGAAAGTGGGAGAGGCATCAAATGAACTTGTCCTGATAAAAGCATAACTCGATCTTCTCGGGACAGCAGGGGGTCTTTCATCCAAATATCGTGACCAAGGCTGAGGATGGCACAAAACGCAAAGCCAAAGAGAGCTGGGTCGATTTCCTTTAATTTTGGGTGCTTGAATACCCGGATAAGCCTCTCCCTAGAACCATCAAGTCCTGCAGCAGAATTTATGAGCTTGAGTGGAGAGCTGGTTGAGACCCATGCGAAATGTAATTGAATGGCATTGCGGACGTTGGCTACCAGTTCTTCGTCCTGTGTCCGTTTTGCATACAAGAGGGCCCTGAGTTGATAGTCTGTACGCATTAAAAACCGGAGAGCTCCTCATATACGGCCTTGGCTATCTTGCGCAGTTGATCGTGGGCCCAAGAGCTAAGTTTGTGTGCGGAGAAGCGACTTGCTATCTCTGCGACGTCCAGATAAATGTGGAAATTGACGACTGAGTTATGATCGTCTTGGGGCGCatcattctcacaactcatGACACGTCGATAGTTTTGACTGCTTGGGCTTTGGGGCGTGGAATTATAGTTCAGTGATATACAACATGGACTCCGGACTCAACGAAAGAAAGCTAACTTACAGGCCGTAAAATATGAACAAAAAATGGCGAAAATGCTCGGCCTTTAAGTCTGCAATCTCGAAAGCCGTTTCACCCGCGATATGAACCGGAGCGATTCCTTCGTTTGTATTACAGAAATCGATTGGATCAAGTATGTTAAAGGCCTCTGATTCTCTTCCTAGAATCGAGGAGTGAACCTTTGAGTTTCAGGGTTTGGTAATTCGTTCAAACAGATAAAGAGGCTGATAGCTAGAACCGACCTTGAATAGAGTCTCTTCCACGAGCAAAAGTAGGCTCCCATCTCGAAAATAATAGGTAGGGTCTTGTGGGTATGTTGGATGCGACAAGGTGCTTGAAGTCAGATCAGTGAGGTGTGCAGCCCAACTGTCCTCGTGTCGAGCTGACATCGTGGTACTCCACCAAACTGGTCCAGGCACTTGTAGATCAACGTGGCCAAGTTTCCAACAAAAACTGTATCGTACAGATAAGCGCCAGGTGTGATATACCAGCTAAAAACGGTTATATTTTGGCATAAAGTGGCAATTAGGCAATACAAATGTTCAATAAATCAAGTTGAAGGGAAAACGAAGATAAAAGTCAGTTACAATAAGACTACAGTTTCAGTTGAACATATAAATCCTACGGAAGCCGTCAGAAATATTGAGAATGGCAAGGTCGCTTTCGGACTCACCTATTCCACCTTCTTACAGAACTTGGTTAGGCGATGGAAAACTGCGTCCATATTCTTGTCAATGTATTTCAGGCATACATCTCGACAGTTCTTGGTGCATGTATCGGACGCCAAGCTCTTCGTCCCATTGGCGAACTTCTGCCTCCGACTCGGTAGTATGGAAAGGGCAAACACGCCGCCCAAAGGTGCAATGCTCCCTAGCATGTCTTGATAGGTGCTACCAAAAACGGCCCGCCAAGTTCGCGTAAAGTGACACTCAGAGCATAGTTCAAGACTAGCTCTTAGCCCGGGTTGATCGGGGCTTCCCAAATAGATCCAGTCAAGAGGGATGGACTGGGGTAAAGGAGTGAGACGGACTTGAGCTCCCAATAACGTAATTCGGTCTTCACGCGTCAAACCGCTTTGTTTATCCCAGAATTCATGACCAAGACTAAGAAGAAGGCAAAAAAGATATCCAAAAATGGGGGTATCCATTGACCGTGTCATCTCTGCAAGCTTGTATTCTTGTACAAGTTGTTCCCTAATTATTTGGATAGGCCTGAAAGCTGATGACGCAATGCTAGGGGTTTCGATGGCACCAGCATAGTAACTCCGGGTCCAATGTCGAGCCCATAGAATCAACTCTTCGTGTTCAGTCCTTTTAGAGTAGCCCAACAATCGACTGTGTGATTCCGAACTGATTGGATAGGCATTTATGGTCTCAATTAGATATGAATAGCTCTTTAGCTGAGAAAGCGCCCAAGTTTCGATATCGGGGGCGATGAATCGGTGCGCCAGGTCGACTATGTCAATAATCTTGATAAAAGCCATGATCGCTTGGGCATGCGCCAATTCAGTAGCATTCTTGAACAGAGATCTGAATTCTTTATCACCGGGGCTAGCATAGACTAAGTGAAGTTCATCGAAAACAATTCTGGCACACATACCGGCCATAAATTATCAGCAAAAAGTTGCGGAAAGACTGCGGTTGAAGCTGTGGTATGATAACAGGATTCTCATCGCAGCTGCCCTCCTTGCCTTTCTTGGTCATCTCAGGTGGGCCATCCAGACTCATTGAGGATGTTACCCGCGCAGGGCGAGAGAACATGTTCTGGAACATCTCACATTCGCGCGAGAGGAGCGATGAATGCAACTTGGCCATGGTCAATCGACAAGTTTGGTGGCAAGCTGAAACATACCATACTCTGAATAGGACATTTGCAACCAACAGAACTATATTGCCATCCTGAAAATAGTAGTGTTCGTCTCTTGAAAAGGCCGGAACATCTACTGATCTTACTGAACCAGCACGAGAAAGAGAGGCAGTCCTGGGCATAGGAGTAAGTGTGTAGTGGTCAAGGTGACGAGCAAATAACAAGTGATATTCCGATTATAGGGGCACACAGAGTCAAACTGATACAAATAAACAAATGCGAAATGAGATCCCATTATAGTAAAAGGATTAGTCAGAGACAATACTAGTATAAAAAGCATCGGGAAAATCGAAAGATGGTAATGTTGTGCATATCAAGTTGTTTCGTCACAATCGGGCCCGACGTTGTAAATTGACCGGATAACCAAGAGAACAAAGGTACAGAGCCAAGTGACCTATAAGCTTCTCTCCATTGAGAGGCATTATTGTGCCCACGTAACCATCTGGACGAACAAGGACAACACATCCATCGTCGCTTATCCCGTAAGATCGATACGCTTGTCCTCCACCATCACGAGCGTTGGTTGCATCCACAAATGCGCAACTCCAATGCCATACCAAGCTCGCGGGGACATCTAACATAGTCGCACAGTTTTCGCCGAGTTTCCTGCAGACAGAGAGTTAATAAGAACCCGACGAAGTTTTTGCAGCGCCTACCCGACATAAACTACTCCAAACAAGTCATGCATCTTGGCTGTGCCCAATTCGTGACATGCGAGGGATCGCCCGAGCTGTATTATCGCTTTTCGATTATGTGACATGTCTCCTCCAAAGACCAATAATTTAAAGCGAGAATCCGAAGGGAGCATGTCGTGTATTTCGAAGGGTCGTGAATCTGCCATGCGAAGAATAACCTGAGGAGGTACTCGCTGAAAATAGGTTAGCACCCGAACTGATAACACATTTGGAGAATTTCAACCTGTCCGATTGTTATCCTAGGAGCTAGGTTCTGAAAGGCTGATGCTTGTTTCATAGCAGTAGAATAACTAATCCCAGTGCCACTGTCTCTTTTGTAAGTATTTCCGATTCATAATAACAGAGCAGCAAGACTCACGAGATAAAACCAGCAAAAGCTTTTAAGAGCCTTGACCATTACTATGAGCAGCGAATCGTGATAAAAGGGTTCTGGCTACATACTTTTGATGACTGTCTGAACTTTTTTCAGACTTGGAGGCAAGCACTTTTGAAAGTTTTCGATCAAACTCGATGAGTTCATGCGCGTACTGTCTTCGTTCGCGTTCGTACTGCCATGCATTTTGTTAGTTTTGCTCTTTTGGATAGAAATTCTCATACCATATCCAGTAGGCGAGGCTTTGTCCATCCACGAAGTGTATGTACCAATTGCCATGCCAAATTATG
Coding sequences within it:
- a CDS encoding cytochrome P450 family protein yields the protein MFTESPQYLTTHYCAAAGALLMAYYAVPYLLDPHGYRRRFSGPWLASVSGSWLARSASSGQHYQNLLQAHEKYGKFVRIGPNHISISDPDALVEVYGHSNGLLKSEFYDVFVNGSGDGNVFDTRDRAIHTMKRKRIANIFSPQNISAFEPRVRVHIQRFCDQLDMRCDQAAIGTSGFNWVAKDGRAVLNSCPQFAYLTFDLISDLALGTPFGMIEAQKDSIPTVLSLTSKKSIEGVAPIHLSAVAGQGGMILAAFRNFEDATRAAVEASAIRREKEGQEANERGVDLLDKLFEVKNADGSPLTRSEIDAEATVILAAGSDTTANSLSAMSYYIASNPDVKKKLQHELDSIDLSSALKMNDLEMEKSTCIIPSFDQVKNLPYLAACVKEALRLYSTVGSGLPRVVPEGKTLTVAGQAFNAGSIISVPSCCTNRSNVWGPDAEAYRPERWLEEGASSLNKYFAAFSTGPRGCVGRNLANLNLLLVSSTFFRRYDIELASPTTKVLASATPCCEISLKDDLSAADF
- a CDS encoding glycosyltransferase family 8 protein, whose translation is MTSTSSLPRTAADHAFVTLITSDSYLPGALAQSAALNDLHPTRRGGQFPSGVGLEEETDPVPFTTVCLVTPETVAVETIKQLRRTFDLVIGRPDLHQTFTKLHILRLAQFASLVFLDADVLPLRPMSHLLNMVSSWPDEYFEGDSGDKTPTATNPGDIVTLNASTVTKRNPHRLQNPAYPCPISAAPDSGWPDIFNSGVIVLAPPGERGFKQAMNQRSWDGGDQGTLNEWAGNQAGLSVGQGSGGPGWNRLSFKYNVTPTAAYTYAPAYAKFGSGIHAVHFIGGAKPWRATYEIGAYSLTAKGSTPQWRESAYSYYLLIDRWYAVYDAHFRSTGTDGPKSEFEVQKYESAWEGGKGAPEFTAYDGGVDSGATKPPTDQPNQYPHVIPPHTYHVTVASSSSEGPSSASQPASLEELRRLALHGLGHAGVVRAGEGSYISLPMEGRFTLMRPPPPPPPPEPEPFYAPPEAHHHHHHQEEPYHAPPPPQEHHHEHHHEHHQEHHQEHHHEHHHEHHEHHGHHDNQGHQEHHGHHEHHEHHEHHEHHEHHGHHEHHEHHEHHGHHEHHEHHEQHQHHEHHHHHHEPPHRPPSPPMIVWNPAYEPPPTTAPSHPEHFPANTWYENQWDIPATKNYHHGDEHVQAPEQFFQPPEPEQYIPPVLIDQGDYSDLTTNGYQPDETRIKSVFPWEEVERPPPTRVFPDSKPPRVTPKVKEEPVAPVPLLPERPPSPPRVLGSAYYNAWDDIPSIQRYAARLTGAKLSPPAAPVAPVDAAPVSSAPQKEWSWERDRGDSGDASSRDGDDEDDESESESEKEGTPKASTTPTVSNGKSITKPKSPPSGSISSSESEPIERSTLDHLQQLRLNKPTASTSTASATGTTGFELYLSEKRKDQGAQEGPKDIRERLAMPFGRFTAPIYASGNEAQLPVLLQIPVSDKLQIIGDVGNVLPFLAEPSFESSHPRRTSSTAVPFSVVATLGTTLEVLSHTRNDSDSSDGEFTDDSSSTASAGPSSPYEYDPNGVPTPLRAWDEARSVDAFKRDSHEALARFLRKGSWGGGSS
- a CDS encoding The BTB (BR-C, ttk and bab)/POZ (Pox virus and Zinc finger) domain, with product MAKLHSSLLSRECEMFQNMFSRPARVTSSMSLDGPPEMTKKGKEGSCDENPVIIPQLQPQSFRNFLLIIYGRPGDKEFRSLFKNATELAHAQAIMAFIKIIDIVDLAHRFIAPDIETWALSQLKSYSYLIETINAYPISSESHSRLLGYSKRTEHEELILWARHWTRSYYAGAIETPSIASSAFRPIQIIREQLVQEYKLAEMTRSMDTPIFGYLFCLLLSLGHEFWDKQSGLTREDRITLLGAQVRLTPLPQSIPLDWIYLGSPDQPGLRASLELCSECHFTRTWRAVFGSTYQDMLGSIAPLGGVFALSILPSRRQKFANGTKSLASDTCTKNCRDVCLKYIDKNMDAVFHRLTKFCKKVE